A stretch of the Pogona vitticeps strain Pit_001003342236 chromosome 8, PviZW2.1, whole genome shotgun sequence genome encodes the following:
- the HYLS1 gene encoding centriolar and ciliogenesis-associated protein HYLS1 — MEAVMGPDPYQWTSTSREDQLKELAMAFMRLCAERGDGDSPKQPHVAPQQDPYARASVAALPRPIHPVMVRHLQPEPALLSGIPRDSRSFRKPVMKRKVLRRTPDGEVQVTDESVISEPESSTPSDPEYRDLSWGMYHQNTQEAEEEESEEECEPNSSPESETPCSWRTTGDSQSQCSQRESQSRSTASYEQDLILPAHPKSFILPRLDQISRNRMKTDRVARYLEHKHDWESLRLPGEDPRKGVRWSIREQMLYKSEFPPRPQHVYIPNNYLVPTEKKRSALRWGIRCDLANGVIPRDSYSS; from the coding sequence ATGGAAGCCGTGATGGGACCTGATCCGTACCAGTGGACTTCTACAAGCCGGGAGGATCAGCTGAAAGAACTTGCTATGGCCTTTATGCGCCTTTGTGCTGAACGGGGAGATGGCGATAGCCCAAAGCAACCTCATGTGGCACCGCAGCAAGACCCCTATGCAAGGGCCTCTGTGGCTGCTCTGCCCAGGCCTATTCACCCTGTAATGGTCAGGCATCTTCAGCCAGAACCTGCCTTGCTGTCGGGGATTCCTAGGGATTCCAGAAGTTTTAGGAAACCTGTGATGAAAAGGAAAGTTCTGAGGCGAACGCCTGATGGAGAGGTCCAGGTGACAGATGAGTCAGTCATCAGTGAACCCGAGTCCAGCACTCCGAGTGACCCAGAATACAGGGACCTGAGTTGGGGAATGTATCATCAGAACACCCAGGAGGCGGAGGAAGAAGAATCTGAGGAAGAGTGTGAGCCCAACAGTTCCCCAGAGTCAGAGACTCCCTGTTCCTGGAGAACGACTGGGGACAGCCAGAGCCAATGTTCCCAAAGAGAGAGTCAGAGCCGCAGCACAGCATCCTACGAACAGGATTTGATTCTCCCTGCTCACCCAAAGTCCTTCATATTACCAAGGCTGGATCAAATCAGCCGCAATAGAATGAAGACGGATCGGGTTGCCCGTTACTTGGAACATAAACATGACTGGGAGTCACTGCGGCTTCCAGGGGAAGACCCCAGGAAAGGTGTGCGCTGGAGCATCCGGGAACAGATGCTTTATAAGTCTGAATTCCCTCCTCGACCTCAGCACGTTTATATCCCCAACAATTACCTGGTGCCTACAGAGAAGAAGAGATCTGCCTTGCGCTGGGGAATACGGTGTGACCTGGCAAATGGTGTGATACCTAGGGATTCCTACTCTTCGTAG